One window of the Pseudomonas sihuiensis genome contains the following:
- a CDS encoding efflux RND transporter periplasmic adaptor subunit, translating into MTTKRKHWRLPRPMITGLALLAGIAALSFQMQPRATAEPPSGQWLAVQPSNLEHRIGLVGRIEPARTISISAPFGGNIANNFVEPGQRVIKGERLLSMDASELEVQVRDALSTLLKARRTVRELQDWEAGQEVSRARRALRSVQMGLDGNEQKLKDTRSLHERGIVARNELEELERQTQLQRLDLQAAEAELQAVLERGRGEYRQIAEMELANAEVKHSALSRQLASGDILAPFSGIVVQAPGISAEEAAKGPVQTGSRVSQGQPLFGLASIEGLRVIARVAELDVNQLKEGQPVDVTGDGFDGQHLQGKVMVVGGQALGGSVPGGSSQFEVVVSIPELDEAQMRQVRLGMSAKLSILTYHNPDALVVPSAAMRRAGDKWLLDYRSAPEHPVSVVEVEAGRSMPDGLEVFGLEPGYVRVAN; encoded by the coding sequence ATGACCACTAAGCGCAAACACTGGCGCCTACCGCGCCCGATGATCACCGGACTCGCACTGCTGGCGGGCATCGCAGCGCTGTCGTTCCAGATGCAGCCACGCGCCACCGCCGAACCGCCATCCGGGCAGTGGCTGGCCGTGCAGCCGAGCAACCTGGAGCATCGCATCGGCCTGGTCGGCCGCATCGAACCAGCGCGCACCATCAGCATCAGCGCTCCGTTTGGCGGCAACATCGCCAACAACTTCGTCGAACCCGGGCAACGGGTCATCAAGGGCGAGCGTTTGCTCAGCATGGATGCCAGCGAGCTGGAGGTGCAGGTACGTGATGCCCTCTCCACGCTGCTCAAGGCCCGTCGTACGGTGCGCGAACTTCAGGACTGGGAGGCGGGACAGGAGGTAAGCCGGGCACGGCGTGCCCTGCGCAGCGTGCAGATGGGCCTGGACGGCAACGAACAGAAACTCAAGGACACACGCTCCCTGCATGAGCGAGGCATCGTTGCCCGCAACGAACTGGAAGAGCTGGAACGACAGACGCAGCTGCAGCGCCTCGACCTGCAGGCCGCGGAGGCAGAGCTGCAAGCCGTGCTTGAGCGCGGCCGCGGCGAGTACCGGCAGATCGCCGAGATGGAGCTGGCCAATGCCGAGGTCAAGCACTCAGCCCTGAGCCGACAGTTGGCCTCAGGAGATATCCTCGCGCCGTTCTCCGGCATCGTCGTGCAGGCCCCCGGCATAAGCGCCGAAGAGGCAGCCAAGGGCCCGGTGCAGACAGGCAGCCGAGTCAGCCAGGGCCAGCCCCTGTTCGGCCTCGCCAGTATCGAGGGGCTGCGCGTCATTGCCCGAGTCGCCGAACTGGACGTCAACCAGTTGAAAGAAGGCCAGCCGGTCGACGTTACCGGCGACGGTTTCGATGGCCAGCACCTGCAAGGCAAGGTCATGGTGGTGGGCGGCCAGGCCCTCGGCGGTAGCGTGCCCGGCGGCAGCTCTCAGTTCGAAGTCGTGGTGAGCATCCCGGAACTGGATGAAGCGCAGATGCGCCAGGTCAGGCTGGGCATGAGCGCCAAGCTGAGCATCCTCACCTATCACAATCCCGACGCGCTCGTGGTGCCCAGCGCCGCAATGCGTCGAGCCGGAGACAAGTGGCTGCTCGACTACCGCAGCGCCCCCGAGCATCCCGTCAGCGTGGTCGAAGTCGAGGCCGGACGCTCGATGCCTGATGGGCTGGAAGTCTTCGGGCTCGAGCCCGGTTACGTACGAGTCGCAAACTGA